A window of Oscillospiraceae bacterium contains these coding sequences:
- a CDS encoding AP2/ERF family transcription factor: MQEIAIKGERVILVDDADYNRAMQYAWSTKRCNKLAKTVRKWQATIRFASEIYHLGSYEEEEYAAMSYDKKAIELYGSDARVNFPHLTYDELSERLCQIEKENENIFHKNLSKRHQGRQFSNITKTSKYIGISRYRQRWWRAVISFQNKQYHLGSYKNETEAALAYDRKAIELYGDNARLNFPREASEKRES; the protein is encoded by the coding sequence ATGCAGGAAATAGCGATTAAAGGCGAGCGGGTTATCCTTGTCGATGATGCGGATTATAATAGAGCGATGCAATATGCTTGGTCTACGAAACGATGCAATAAACTGGCCAAAACCGTACGCAAATGGCAAGCCACAATCAGGTTTGCGAGTGAAATTTATCATTTGGGCAGTTACGAAGAAGAGGAATACGCCGCCATGTCGTATGATAAGAAAGCGATTGAGCTATACGGTTCGGACGCGAGAGTTAACTTTCCTCATTTGACTTATGATGAGCTAAGCGAAAGGCTCTGTCAAATTGAAAAAGAAAATGAGAATATTTTTCACAAGAATCTTTCAAAGCGTCATCAAGGACGACAATTCTCCAATATTACTAAAACGTCCAAATATATTGGCATTTCACGCTATCGGCAACGCTGGTGGAGAGCGGTTATAAGCTTTCAAAATAAGCAGTATCATTTAGGCTCGTATAAGAATGAAACAGAAGCGGCATTGGCGTATGATCGCAAAGCTATAGAATTATACGGTGATAATGCGAGGTTAAACTTTCCAAGAGAGGCAAGTGAAAAAAGGGAGTCATAG